A stretch of the Corylus avellana chromosome ca6, CavTom2PMs-1.0 genome encodes the following:
- the LOC132183713 gene encoding calmodulin-like, whose amino-acid sequence MAEQLTEEQIAEFKEAFSLFDKDGDGCITTKELGTVMRSLGQNPTEAELQDMINEVDADQNGTIDFSEFLNLMARKMKVSSIQCQSISYCLFYRALDYYFIELAN is encoded by the exons atgGCCGAGCAGCTCACGGAGGAGCAGATCGCAGAGTTCAAGGAAGCCTTCAGTCTCTTCGACAAGGACGGCGatg GCTGTATTACTACCAAAGAGTTGGGGACAGTCATGAGATCTTTGGGCCAAAATCCCACCGAAGCTGAACTGCAGGATATGATCAATGAAGTTGATGCTGATCAAAATGGCACTATTGATTTCTCTGAGTTTCTGAATTTGATGGCACGGAAAATGAAGGTGAGCTCAATTCAATGTCAATCAATATCATACTGCTTATTTTACAGAGCACTTGACTATTACTTTATTGAGCtagctaattaa
- the LOC132185599 gene encoding zinc-finger homeodomain protein 11-like, translated as MEGENANDLYRECLRNHAASLGSYATDGCGEFTVDEGSPGGLQCAACGCHRNFHRKVTYVPAHHHARGVSCSSRGGRDPEATAEMMDYNGGGGGGGGGRQVMVVESGDQAERSFSKKRFRTKFTPDQKEKMLAFAEKLGWKLQRKDLEDEIERFCRGLGVSRQVFKVWMHNHKNSSSSSSASTGFVMGTHISQEVDHPIPVHVYTV; from the exons atggaggggGAGAATGCAAACGATCTGTACAGAGAGTGTTTAAGGAACCATGCAGCCAGCCTCGGCAGCTACGCCACCGACGGCTGCGGGGAGTTCACTGTCGACGAAGGGTCTCCGGGGGGACTGCAATGCGCGGCATGCGGGTGCCACCGCAACTTCCACCGGAAGGTGACGTATGTACCGGCCCATCACCATGCGAGGGGGGTGAGCTGCAGCAGCCGCGGCGGGCGAGACCCGGAGGCCACCGCCGAGATGATGGACTACAACGGCGGCGGCGGAGGCGGTGGTGGGGGGCGGCAGGTGATGGTGGTGGAGTCGGGTGATCAGGCGGAGAGGAGCTTCAGCAAGAAGAGGTTCAGGACAAAGTTTACGCCGGATCAGAAGGAGAAGATGCTGGCGTTCGCGGAGAAGCTGGGGTGGAAGCTTCAGAGGAAAGATCTAGAGGATGAGATTGAGAGGTTCTGCAGAGGACTTGGGGTGAGCCGGCAGGTCTTCAAAGTGTGGATGCACAACCACAAgaactcttcctcctcttcttctgcATCTACAG GGTTTGTGATGGGCACACACATCTCACAGGAAGTCGACCATCCAATTCCAGTGCATGTATATACTGTATGA
- the LOC132183712 gene encoding calmodulin: MAEQLTEEQIAEFKEAFSLFDKDGDGCITTKELGTVMRSLGQNPTEAELQDMINEVDADQNGTIDFSEFLNLMARKMKDTDSEEELKEAFKVFDKDQNGFISAAELRHVMTNLGEKLTDEEVDEMIREADMDGDGQVNYEEFVRMMLAK; encoded by the exons atgGCCGAGCAGCTCACGGAGGAGCAGATCGCAGAGTTCAAGGAAGCCTTCAGTCTCTTCGACAAGGACGGCGatg GCTGTATTACTACCAAAGAGTTGGGGACAGTCATGAGATCTTTGGGCCAAAATCCCACCGAAGCTGAACTGCAGGATATGATCAATGAAGTTGATGCTGATCAAAATGGCACTATTGATTTCTCTGAGTTTCTGAATTTGATGGCACGGAAAATGAAG GATACTGATTCTGAGGAGGAACTCAAAGAAGCTTTCAAGGTGTTTGATAAGGATCAGAATGGCTTTATTTCTGCTGCAGAG CTTCGACATGTAATGACAAATCTTGGAGAAAAGCTGACAGATGAAGAAGTGGATGAGATGATACGAGAAGCAGATATGGACGGTGATGGTCAGGTGAATTATGAGGAGTTTGTGAGGATGATGCTTGCAAAGTGA